The proteins below come from a single Scatophagus argus isolate fScaArg1 chromosome 15, fScaArg1.pri, whole genome shotgun sequence genomic window:
- the nkx2.2a gene encoding homeobox protein Nkx-2.2a isoform X1: MSLTNTKTGFSVKDILDLPDTNDEEGSITGAEEDTEGSETTSTTKNTGVLVQSPLENVQNLPLKNPFYDSSDNPYTRWLATTDSIQYSLHGLSASSQDSAKSPEPSADDESPDNDKETSSSGGSDSGKKRKRRVLFSKAQTYELERRFRQQRYLSAPEREHLASLIRLTPTQVKIWFQNHRYKMKRARAEKGMEVTHLPSPRRVAVPVLVRDGKPCHTLKAQDLAATFQAGIPFSAYSAQSLHNMQYNAQYSAAATPQFPTAHHLVQTQQWTW; encoded by the exons ATGTCGTTGACCAACACAAAGACGGGCTTTTCTGTAAAGGACATTTTGGACCTTCCTGACACAAATGACGAAGAAGGATCTATCACCGGAGCGGAGGAAGACACGGAGGGATCGGAGACCACATCCACGACAAAAAACACTGGAGTTTTGGTGCAAAGTCCTCTAGAAAACGTTCAAAATCTGCCTTTAAAGAACCCCTTTTATGACAGTAGTGACAATCCTTACACGCGATGGCTTGCTACTACGGACAGTATTCAGTATTCAT TGCACGGCCTATCCGCCAGCTCTCAGGACTCGGCCAAATCCCCGGAGCCGTCCGCGGACGACGAATCGCCGGACAACGACAAGGAAACTTCGAGCAGCGGCGGCAGCGACTCCGGCAAGAAGCGGAAAAGGAGGGTGTTGTTTTCCAAGGCTCAGACCTACGAGCTGGAGCGTCGCTTCAGGCAGCAGAGGTACCTGTCCGCCCCTGAGAGGGAGCACCTGGCCAGCCTGATCCGCCTCACCCCGACCCAAGTGAAGATCTGGTTCCAGAACCACCGATATAAGATGAAGAGAGCCCGGGCCGAGAAAGGTATGGAAGTGACCCATCTCCCCTCTCCCAGGCGGGTGGCCGTGCCCGTCTTAGTCAGGGATGGAAAGCCTTGTCATACTCTTAAAGCTCAGGACTTGGCGGCCACTTTTCAGGCCGGGATCCCCTTCTCGGCTTATAGTGCCCAGTCACTCCACAACATGCAGTATAACGCGCAGTACAGCGCCGCGGCCACGCCACAGTTCCCCACAGCACATCACTTGGTGCAAACGCAACAGTGGACTTGGTGA
- the nkx2.2a gene encoding homeobox protein Nkx-2.2a isoform X2 codes for MSLHMSDLAVQHWWIRSRIVRKAGAATFPCVFPPHQNMSLTNTKTGFSVKDILDLPDTNDEEGSITGAEEDTEGSETTSTTKNTGVLVQSPLENVQNLPLKNPFYDSSDNPYTRWLATTDSIQYSLHGLSASSQDSAKSPEPSADDESPDNDKETSSSGGSDSGKKRKRRVLFSKAQTYELERRFRQQRYLSAPEREHLASLIRLTPTQVKIWFQNHRYKMKRARAEKGMEVTHLPSPRRVAVPVLVRDGKPCHTLKAQDLAATFQAGIPFSAYSAQSLHNMQYNAQYSAAATPQFPTAHHLVQTQQWTW; via the exons ATGTCCCTTCACATGTCGGATTTAGCTGTGCAGCATTGGTGGATCAGGTCA CGGATTGTCCGAAAAGCTGGTGCAGCAACTTTTCCCTGCGTATTTCCCCCCCACCAGAATATGTCGTTGACCAACACAAAGACGGGCTTTTCTGTAAAGGACATTTTGGACCTTCCTGACACAAATGACGAAGAAGGATCTATCACCGGAGCGGAGGAAGACACGGAGGGATCGGAGACCACATCCACGACAAAAAACACTGGAGTTTTGGTGCAAAGTCCTCTAGAAAACGTTCAAAATCTGCCTTTAAAGAACCCCTTTTATGACAGTAGTGACAATCCTTACACGCGATGGCTTGCTACTACGGACAGTATTCAGTATTCAT TGCACGGCCTATCCGCCAGCTCTCAGGACTCGGCCAAATCCCCGGAGCCGTCCGCGGACGACGAATCGCCGGACAACGACAAGGAAACTTCGAGCAGCGGCGGCAGCGACTCCGGCAAGAAGCGGAAAAGGAGGGTGTTGTTTTCCAAGGCTCAGACCTACGAGCTGGAGCGTCGCTTCAGGCAGCAGAGGTACCTGTCCGCCCCTGAGAGGGAGCACCTGGCCAGCCTGATCCGCCTCACCCCGACCCAAGTGAAGATCTGGTTCCAGAACCACCGATATAAGATGAAGAGAGCCCGGGCCGAGAAAGGTATGGAAGTGACCCATCTCCCCTCTCCCAGGCGGGTGGCCGTGCCCGTCTTAGTCAGGGATGGAAAGCCTTGTCATACTCTTAAAGCTCAGGACTTGGCGGCCACTTTTCAGGCCGGGATCCCCTTCTCGGCTTATAGTGCCCAGTCACTCCACAACATGCAGTATAACGCGCAGTACAGCGCCGCGGCCACGCCACAGTTCCCCACAGCACATCACTTGGTGCAAACGCAACAGTGGACTTGGTGA